A region from the Lentisphaera profundi genome encodes:
- a CDS encoding protein kinase domain-containing protein → MKFKLTCDKCDHIMDLEGTIHVDRFTCVNCGSKIELRAGRMEEGVRIAGKYQTLFKINDDGYSSSFICKDLNDDALHILRIYDKTLTKLVSNAKEFMDLIGSVSFLAGENHMPIIDTGISNEYMYQVMPFRKLESIEQLIAHGFVWETEQALDLVYELLKSLEEGFEKIGTGHFNLNPNNIFISNKGKVRYQGFGLAPQLLAEKDFISSDLQVFDIYYMSPELANGTHYPNQASDIYSVAMILYYMMTGLTPRAVHGINNERVSYDDLDFPTAIKNDLDNDFIDIFTQMSVKDSSKRFQTYQELRVALESYYSKIGHSYLPQMEGEKTDLYKSELYLSKVTNLLKSLAAVKLKSIDAANTMSSMTARRKMATQTALDIDLDLSVKMNKSKRVRRRRLAAPLNPKKIHRNKSKHHIAETKSKSKAIYFIMGFVVLAVSLTAVIFSVMPDKKKSEPLLTQENSEIEIDLSVADKSKKENIIQETESVQTFKISKKFYELELRNAEPDFETLDKRLLNDREKALKPEQKLLLEKYAKRIDQGKIDEQRRRIIELKSEAGSLIFNKKYDDAIALYLDYDGPFAEETAELRKDLAREVELKNKQQVLIDQHQEITLEITLENISKIDLDNKAELIAEYLLTDEYLLALMKSKELLELDNTPRIKKFVDMVDRSSKVSLTNLIMTGLASAEDSVIELEFNNKLFKAEVLSCDLDEAKVKLAINLGSGILKRDYLLDDLPSKQLVKWVQAEDEDSRLFLQAMYYVYNNKLLEADQVMSQYRGLFQKELLDEFAKRLSLDANVELEDLFATFNYPYLKKETKDLAPNDLIAFEHLLKTILEKYGERASFNGGNQVFQNLQEQLKSDIPLTKTVQVFVGVDGQTKFKIEDLVSKNNLTIRLLPGEYDKDLNVSGKKINIIGTKNSIIQGNVILEEGSVLLENLIIHGDLIVGEKCSGVNIKNCLIEGAILLREDVDKMKIENSIFHGINGRESKKVEVLNSVILKPLHDLRSVISGIAAWEFVNCIINSNETLINFDRNSKKGEYSYCLLYTSKVLGNKRGENYYSLKEADGEVGDFNKCLFVKPKFKDLKAGDFRLLELSPGYQQGYKKQDIGVKMNEDLDLR, encoded by the coding sequence ATGAAATTTAAATTAACTTGTGACAAGTGTGACCATATCATGGATTTGGAAGGAACGATTCATGTGGATCGTTTTACCTGTGTGAACTGTGGTAGTAAGATTGAACTTCGTGCGGGACGAATGGAAGAAGGGGTTCGTATAGCAGGGAAATATCAGACTTTATTTAAGATAAACGATGATGGCTATAGCTCTAGCTTTATTTGCAAAGATTTAAATGATGACGCACTACATATTCTTAGAATATATGATAAAACTTTGACCAAGTTAGTAAGTAATGCGAAAGAATTCATGGATTTAATTGGCTCAGTTTCTTTTTTAGCGGGTGAAAATCATATGCCAATAATTGATACCGGCATATCAAATGAATACATGTATCAGGTTATGCCTTTTAGAAAATTAGAGAGCATTGAGCAATTGATAGCGCATGGTTTTGTATGGGAAACTGAGCAAGCCTTAGATTTGGTCTATGAATTACTTAAGTCACTGGAAGAAGGTTTCGAAAAAATAGGGACGGGGCACTTTAACCTAAATCCAAATAATATTTTTATTTCGAATAAAGGAAAAGTTCGCTACCAAGGTTTTGGTTTAGCCCCTCAACTACTCGCAGAAAAAGACTTTATAAGCTCAGATCTCCAAGTGTTTGATATTTATTATATGAGTCCTGAGCTTGCAAATGGGACGCATTATCCAAACCAAGCTAGTGACATTTATTCAGTGGCTATGATTTTGTATTATATGATGACTGGTCTAACTCCACGAGCAGTACATGGAATAAACAATGAGAGAGTCAGTTACGACGATTTAGATTTTCCTACTGCCATTAAAAATGACTTAGATAATGATTTTATAGATATATTCACCCAGATGTCTGTAAAGGATTCTTCAAAACGTTTTCAAACATATCAAGAACTTCGTGTTGCTTTAGAAAGTTATTACTCTAAAATTGGCCATTCCTACCTGCCACAGATGGAGGGTGAGAAAACCGATTTATACAAAAGTGAACTCTACTTAAGTAAAGTGACAAATTTACTTAAGTCATTAGCGGCAGTTAAACTCAAAAGTATAGATGCTGCCAATACTATGAGTTCAATGACGGCGAGACGTAAGATGGCAACACAGACCGCCTTAGATATTGACTTAGATTTAAGTGTAAAAATGAATAAATCTAAGCGCGTTAGACGACGACGTTTAGCGGCACCTTTAAATCCAAAGAAGATTCATCGCAATAAATCTAAACATCATATTGCAGAAACTAAATCAAAATCCAAAGCGATTTATTTTATTATGGGTTTTGTGGTTTTGGCAGTTTCACTCACGGCGGTAATTTTTTCTGTTATGCCTGATAAGAAGAAATCGGAACCCTTACTGACTCAAGAGAATAGTGAAATAGAGATTGATTTAAGTGTAGCTGATAAGAGTAAGAAAGAAAATATCATTCAAGAGACTGAATCTGTACAAACTTTTAAAATTAGTAAAAAATTCTATGAATTAGAATTGAGGAATGCTGAGCCTGACTTTGAGACTTTGGATAAGCGTTTATTAAATGATAGAGAGAAAGCACTTAAACCTGAACAAAAGCTTCTTTTGGAGAAATATGCTAAACGCATTGATCAAGGGAAAATAGATGAGCAAAGACGACGTATTATTGAATTAAAATCGGAAGCTGGAAGTTTAATTTTTAATAAAAAATATGATGATGCGATAGCTCTTTACTTAGATTATGATGGACCATTTGCTGAAGAGACTGCTGAATTACGTAAAGACTTAGCGCGTGAAGTAGAGCTCAAGAATAAACAACAAGTGCTTATTGATCAGCACCAAGAAATAACACTAGAAATAACACTAGAAAACATCAGTAAAATTGACTTGGATAATAAAGCCGAACTTATTGCAGAATATTTATTAACGGATGAATATCTTTTAGCTTTAATGAAGAGTAAAGAATTGTTAGAATTGGATAATACTCCAAGAATCAAAAAATTCGTTGATATGGTGGATCGCAGCTCTAAAGTATCGCTAACCAATTTAATTATGACTGGTTTAGCCAGTGCTGAAGATAGTGTAATTGAACTCGAATTTAATAATAAGCTCTTTAAGGCGGAGGTCTTATCCTGTGATTTAGATGAAGCTAAAGTTAAGCTTGCTATTAATTTGGGTTCAGGGATATTAAAACGTGATTATTTATTAGACGATTTACCCTCAAAACAGTTGGTCAAGTGGGTGCAAGCAGAAGATGAGGATAGCCGACTGTTCCTACAGGCAATGTACTATGTATATAATAATAAATTACTAGAAGCAGATCAGGTGATGAGTCAATATAGGGGCCTATTTCAAAAGGAATTATTAGATGAATTTGCTAAACGTTTGAGTTTAGATGCCAACGTTGAACTCGAAGATTTATTTGCTACGTTTAATTATCCCTATTTGAAAAAAGAAACAAAAGATCTAGCGCCCAATGATCTCATTGCATTTGAGCACCTGCTGAAAACAATCTTAGAGAAATATGGTGAACGTGCGAGTTTCAATGGCGGAAATCAAGTCTTTCAGAACTTACAAGAACAATTGAAGAGTGATATCCCCTTGACTAAGACGGTCCAAGTTTTTGTGGGAGTTGATGGACAAACTAAATTTAAAATCGAAGACCTTGTGAGTAAAAATAATTTAACAATTCGTTTACTTCCTGGCGAATATGATAAAGATCTGAATGTTTCAGGGAAAAAGATAAATATTATTGGAACAAAGAATTCTATCATTCAAGGGAACGTAATTCTAGAAGAAGGCAGTGTACTCTTAGAGAATTTAATTATACATGGCGACCTTATTGTGGGAGAGAAGTGCTCTGGTGTTAATATAAAAAATTGTCTCATTGAAGGTGCTATTCTTTTACGTGAAGATGTGGATAAAATGAAGATTGAGAATTCGATCTTTCATGGGATTAATGGTAGAGAATCTAAAAAAGTAGAAGTTTTAAACAGTGTGATTCTCAAGCCCCTTCACGATTTACGGTCAGTGATTAGTGGCATTGCTGCTTGGGAGTTTGTTAATTGTATTATCAATTCTAACGAAACCCTCATCAACTTTGACCGCAATAGTAAGAAGGGAGAGTATTCTTACTGCCTCCTTTATACCTCTAAAGTACTTGGGAATAAACGTGGGGAGAATTATTACTCCTTGAAAGAAGCTGATGGAGAAGTAGGTGATTTTAATAAGTGTCTCTTTGTGAAACCGAAATTCAAAGACCTTAAAGCGGGAGACTTTCGTTTATTAGAGCTGAGCCCAGGCTATCAACAAGGTTATAAAAAACAAGATATTGGTGTAAAAATGAATGAAGATTTAGATCTACGCTAA
- a CDS encoding SDR family oxidoreductase, translating into MKERVLITGINGFLGKKLAETLSSEFEVYGVYFKSSASETNFKVGRCDIRKLAEVKFVLDKVKPQRVYHLAALSDPNVCDRDAKLSKEINYLASIQLAELCADRKIKLVFTSTDLVFDGVKGHYSEQEAVNPLSRYGEQKVMVEEFLKETPGALICRMPLMYSTDLSNKRSMLSYIKEKIDKGQKVTLFTDEYRSAVNIDCAAKALLLVADVNEKVLHLGGPKRQSRYEMGCQIVEYLGLAKQYIIPCLQKDVPMLAKRPADVSLDSSLAQSQDIVAKTLLKSLVK; encoded by the coding sequence ATGAAAGAGCGTGTATTAATTACAGGGATTAATGGTTTTTTGGGCAAGAAATTGGCGGAGACTTTATCTTCTGAGTTCGAAGTTTACGGGGTTTATTTTAAATCCTCAGCAAGTGAAACAAATTTTAAAGTGGGTAGATGTGACATTCGCAAATTGGCTGAGGTTAAATTTGTCTTAGATAAAGTTAAGCCCCAGAGAGTTTATCATCTAGCAGCACTAAGTGATCCCAACGTCTGTGATCGTGATGCAAAACTTTCGAAAGAAATTAACTATTTAGCAAGTATTCAATTAGCGGAACTTTGCGCAGATCGAAAAATCAAGCTGGTATTTACGTCAACAGATTTGGTCTTTGATGGTGTAAAAGGCCATTATTCTGAACAGGAAGCTGTCAATCCACTGAGTCGCTATGGGGAGCAGAAAGTAATGGTAGAGGAATTTTTAAAAGAAACTCCAGGAGCACTTATTTGTCGAATGCCGCTGATGTATAGTACAGATTTATCTAATAAACGATCAATGCTTAGCTATATTAAAGAGAAAATTGATAAGGGACAAAAAGTTACTTTGTTTACTGATGAATATCGCAGTGCGGTTAATATAGATTGTGCTGCTAAAGCCTTGTTGTTAGTAGCTGATGTAAATGAAAAAGTTCTTCATCTAGGAGGACCTAAACGACAAAGTCGATATGAAATGGGCTGCCAAATTGTTGAATACCTAGGGCTTGCAAAGCAATATATTATCCCCTGTTTACAAAAAGATGTTCCAATGTTAGCAAAGCGCCCAGCGGATGTAAGTTTAGATAGTTCACTCGCCCAGTCACAGGATATAGTAGCAAAAACGCTATTAAAGAGTCTAGTTAAATAA
- a CDS encoding dihydrofolate reductase has protein sequence MLSIISAMDENRLIGTGKSLPWNIPEEYQRYLSNVKGHTIIVGRKTFEISGKDLSNDRILILSKSHSGPNYFNNIEDAISAANGEDIFVTGGAEIYKQALAYADALYISVIKGDFEGSVYFPQIDPSIWYVDHHEELAQYNYYIYRRKLIDLIN, from the coding sequence ATGCTTTCAATTATCAGTGCTATGGATGAAAATCGGCTTATCGGTACGGGAAAAAGCTTACCATGGAATATCCCAGAGGAATATCAGCGCTACCTAAGCAATGTTAAGGGACATACTATTATAGTAGGACGTAAGACCTTTGAGATCTCTGGGAAGGATCTTTCTAATGATCGCATTCTGATTTTATCGAAAAGTCATAGCGGTCCAAATTATTTTAATAATATAGAAGATGCGATAAGTGCCGCTAATGGTGAAGATATTTTTGTTACTGGTGGTGCTGAAATTTATAAGCAAGCACTCGCTTATGCTGATGCCTTATATATAAGTGTTATAAAAGGTGACTTTGAAGGCTCTGTTTATTTCCCGCAAATTGACCCTTCTATATGGTATGTAGATCACCATGAAGAACTGGCTCAATACAACTATTATATATATAGAAGAAAACTTATTGATCTAATCAACTAA
- a CDS encoding nuclear transport factor 2 family protein yields the protein MPESKAPFPPFTRESAITKVRMAENAWNTKDPMNIAMAYTIDSKWRNRSEFINGRDNIVSFLKRKWEKEHEYRLIKELWAYSGERIAVRFAYEWHDENNTWFRAYGNENWKFDSNGLMKTRFASINDLPINASERKFFWDIGPRPDEHLGLTELGL from the coding sequence ATGCCCGAATCTAAAGCTCCATTTCCACCTTTCACGAGAGAAAGTGCTATCACAAAAGTTCGCATGGCAGAAAATGCTTGGAATACGAAAGATCCAATGAATATTGCTATGGCCTATACTATCGATAGTAAGTGGAGAAATAGGTCTGAATTTATTAATGGTCGAGATAATATTGTTTCATTTCTTAAGAGGAAATGGGAAAAAGAACATGAATACAGATTGATCAAAGAATTGTGGGCTTATTCTGGAGAAAGAATCGCAGTTAGGTTTGCCTATGAATGGCATGATGAAAATAATACCTGGTTCCGAGCCTACGGTAATGAAAACTGGAAATTTGATAGTAATGGCTTAATGAAAACTCGATTTGCTAGTATAAATGACCTACCGATTAACGCATCTGAACGTAAATTTTTTTGGGATATAGGGCCCCGGCCAGATGAACACCTTGGATTAACAGAGCTAGGTCTATAA